One Vibrio sp. CDRSL-10 TSBA genomic region harbors:
- the urtC gene encoding urea ABC transporter permease subunit UrtC — protein sequence MLQPKLFDRSTQTFLLVLVVAVALIPLLNLATGADSALHVSTYTLTLMGKYLTYALLAVAVDLVWGYLGILSLGHAAFFALGGYAMGMYLMRQIGDRGVYGNPELPDFMVFLNWQELPWFWHGFDQFWFAALMIVLVPGALAFVFGWLAFRSRVTGVYLSIITQALTYALMLAFFRNEMGFGGNNGLTDFKDILGFDLQSDATRVGLFVASGIALGLGYLACRMIVVSRLGRVAMAVRDAESRTRFTGYKVEYFKLAIFCFSAMLAGIAGALYVPQVGIINPSEFSPLNSIELVVWVALGGRATLYGAVVGALAVNYAKTYFTAVLPEVWLFSLGAMFVLVTLFLPRGVVGLINLKEKQA from the coding sequence ATGTTACAACCCAAATTGTTTGACCGTTCAACCCAGACATTTCTTCTGGTGCTGGTGGTGGCGGTGGCACTGATTCCGCTGCTCAATCTGGCCACCGGCGCGGACAGTGCGCTGCATGTTTCAACCTACACCCTGACCCTGATGGGCAAGTATCTGACTTATGCTCTGCTGGCGGTCGCGGTTGATCTGGTGTGGGGCTATCTCGGTATTCTCAGCCTTGGTCATGCCGCTTTTTTTGCTCTCGGCGGCTATGCGATGGGCATGTATCTGATGCGTCAGATTGGTGACCGCGGCGTATACGGCAACCCGGAACTGCCGGATTTTATGGTGTTCCTCAACTGGCAGGAGCTGCCATGGTTCTGGCACGGTTTTGACCAGTTCTGGTTTGCCGCGCTGATGATTGTGCTGGTGCCGGGCGCACTGGCGTTTGTGTTCGGCTGGCTGGCATTCCGCTCCCGGGTCACCGGGGTATACCTGTCGATTATTACTCAGGCGCTGACCTATGCGCTGATGCTGGCGTTTTTCCGCAATGAAATGGGATTTGGCGGCAACAACGGACTGACCGATTTTAAAGATATCCTCGGTTTTGACCTGCAGTCGGATGCAACCCGGGTTGGCTTGTTTGTCGCTTCCGGTATTGCGCTCGGACTGGGTTATCTGGCGTGTCGGATGATCGTGGTCAGCCGTCTTGGCCGGGTGGCGATGGCGGTACGGGATGCTGAATCACGCACCCGTTTTACCGGCTATAAAGTGGAATATTTCAAGCTGGCGATCTTCTGTTTCTCCGCCATGCTGGCCGGGATTGCCGGTGCGCTGTACGTGCCGCAGGTCGGCATTATCAATCCGTCAGAATTCTCGCCGCTGAACTCAATTGAGCTGGTGGTCTGGGTTGCACTGGGTGGCCGCGCCACGCTGTATGGCGCCGTGGTCGGTGCGCTGGCGGTTAACTACGCCAAAACCTATTTCACCGCGGTGCTGCCGGAAGTGTGGCTGTTCAGTCTCGGCGCGATGTTTGTGCTGGTGACGCTGTTTCTGCCACGTGGCGTGGTCGGGCTGATCAATCTGAAGGAGAAACAGGCATGA
- the urtA gene encoding urea ABC transporter substrate-binding protein, with translation MKRKVLASAVLAASLLTSMQALAEETIKVGILHSLSGTMAISETTLKDTMLMLIDEQNKQGGLLGKKLEPVVVDPASNWPLFAEKARELISKDKVSAVFGCWTSVSRKSVLPVFEELNSLLFYPVQYEGEESSKNVFYTGAAPNQQAIPAVDYLMDQGVQRWVLAGTDYVYPRTTNKILEAYLKSKGVAQADIMINYTPFGHSDWQSIVSDIKKFGAAGKKTAVVSTINGDANVPFYKELANQGVKAEDIPVVAFSVGEEELSGMDTKPLVGHLAAWNYFMSVESDTNDEFIEEWHKFVKDDERVTNDPMEAHYIGFKMWVEAVKKAGTTDPSAVGDAMIGITVPNLSGGYSAMMPNHHITKPVLIGEIQDDGQFQTVWKTSGLVAGDAWSDYLPGSKDLISDWRQPLSCGNYNVKTGKCSGQNF, from the coding sequence ATGAAAAGGAAAGTTCTCGCCAGTGCTGTACTGGCTGCTTCATTGTTGACCAGTATGCAGGCGTTAGCGGAAGAGACGATTAAAGTCGGTATTCTGCACTCGCTCTCCGGCACCATGGCAATCAGCGAAACCACTTTGAAAGACACTATGCTGATGCTGATTGATGAACAGAATAAACAGGGCGGCTTGTTGGGTAAAAAGCTGGAGCCTGTGGTCGTCGACCCGGCGTCTAACTGGCCGCTGTTTGCCGAAAAGGCGCGCGAACTGATATCGAAAGATAAAGTTTCTGCGGTGTTTGGTTGCTGGACTTCGGTATCACGTAAATCTGTTCTGCCGGTGTTTGAAGAACTTAACAGTCTGCTGTTTTATCCGGTTCAGTATGAGGGTGAAGAGTCTTCGAAAAACGTCTTCTATACCGGCGCCGCGCCAAACCAGCAGGCGATTCCTGCGGTGGATTACCTGATGGATCAGGGTGTGCAGCGCTGGGTGCTGGCGGGGACTGACTACGTGTATCCGCGCACCACCAACAAAATCCTCGAAGCTTACCTGAAATCGAAAGGTGTCGCGCAAGCGGACATCATGATCAACTACACCCCGTTCGGTCATTCTGACTGGCAGTCCATCGTCTCGGATATCAAGAAATTTGGTGCGGCTGGTAAGAAAACTGCTGTGGTATCGACCATCAATGGCGATGCGAACGTTCCGTTCTATAAAGAGCTGGCGAACCAGGGCGTAAAAGCGGAAGACATTCCTGTGGTGGCCTTCTCAGTCGGTGAAGAAGAGCTGTCCGGTATGGATACCAAGCCTCTGGTCGGTCACTTGGCTGCGTGGAACTACTTCATGAGTGTTGAGTCCGACACCAACGACGAGTTTATCGAAGAGTGGCATAAGTTTGTTAAAGACGATGAACGAGTCACCAATGACCCGATGGAAGCGCACTATATCGGGTTCAAAATGTGGGTCGAAGCGGTGAAAAAAGCTGGCACCACGGATCCTTCTGCGGTCGGGGACGCCATGATTGGTATCACTGTGCCGAACCTGTCCGGTGGTTACTCAGCGATGATGCCGAATCACCACATCACCAAGCCGGTTCTGATTGGCGAGATCCAGGATGACGGTCAGTTCCAGACGGTATGGAAAACGTCCGGGCTGGTGGCCGGCGATGCCTGGTCTGATTACCTGCCAGGCTCTAAAGATTTGATCTCGGACTGGCGTCAGCCGCTGTCGTGCGGCAACTACAACGTCAAAACCGGTAAGTGCTCGGGTCAGAACTTCTGA
- a CDS encoding ATP-binding protein: protein MTSVIGAILLLAYTQVPLLEQTQMNTIANGLIKAFVLLLIPLGVISWLLVLARKGSHSAISELQDHADLLLREIRAHENTSRELEKARRVAEHANQAKSRYLAGLSHELRTPLNVVLGYAQLLSNDQELDTKKRGYAEILKRNGKHLADLLEGLLEISKIEAGRLELHRDAFSLRMMLSQIKEIFDLQASRKGLKFEFIMSQYLPEFIVADKQRLRQILINLLNNAIKYTASGTVTFKVMYRNQVARFIVEDTGIGISAADQALIFKPFERIHTPHTMDISGTGLGLTISNALAELMGGEITCHSDVDKGSTFTLRLMLSSVANPDLEPEIYDQRICGYHGPTRTILVVDDIDDQRQLIANLLTPLGFNVLQANGAQAALALAKSESVDLFMLDIFMPNIDGWQLAGHLRQSGYKQPILMLSANIRELERHQKNHHHNDYLTKPVSMAQLLGKLSQWLDIDWQVDSQTAQSSDVSAPDSMRLPSVKAMKKLKNYAEIGFMSAFGEKLEEIKQQQSAGESFIRRMEEQMQQCNFAEISQQLEEWINEYHHAE, encoded by the coding sequence ATGACCAGCGTCATTGGCGCCATCCTGTTACTGGCCTATACCCAGGTACCGCTGCTGGAGCAAACCCAAATGAATACCATCGCCAACGGGCTGATTAAAGCGTTTGTCCTGCTGCTGATCCCGCTTGGCGTGATCAGTTGGCTGCTGGTACTGGCGCGTAAAGGCAGCCACAGCGCGATTTCAGAGCTGCAGGATCACGCTGACTTGCTGCTGCGTGAAATCCGCGCCCACGAAAACACCTCGCGTGAACTGGAGAAAGCCCGCCGGGTGGCAGAGCACGCTAACCAGGCCAAAAGTCGTTATCTGGCTGGTCTGAGCCACGAACTGCGCACCCCGCTCAATGTGGTACTGGGCTACGCCCAACTGCTGAGCAACGACCAGGAGCTCGACACTAAAAAGCGCGGCTATGCCGAAATCCTGAAACGTAACGGGAAACACCTGGCCGATTTACTCGAAGGATTGCTGGAAATATCTAAGATCGAAGCTGGCCGGCTCGAACTGCACCGTGACGCGTTCAGCCTGCGTATGATGCTGAGCCAGATTAAAGAGATATTTGATTTGCAGGCGTCACGTAAAGGACTCAAGTTTGAATTCATTATGTCGCAGTACCTGCCGGAGTTTATCGTTGCCGACAAGCAACGCCTGCGCCAAATCCTGATTAATCTGCTCAACAATGCGATTAAATACACCGCCAGCGGCACGGTCACATTTAAGGTGATGTATCGCAATCAGGTGGCGCGTTTCATTGTCGAAGACACCGGTATCGGCATTTCAGCCGCCGATCAGGCGCTGATTTTTAAACCCTTTGAACGCATTCACACCCCTCATACCATGGATATCAGCGGCACGGGGCTTGGCCTGACCATTTCTAATGCACTGGCCGAACTGATGGGCGGTGAGATTACCTGCCATAGTGACGTCGATAAAGGCAGCACCTTTACCCTACGCCTGATGCTATCCAGCGTCGCTAACCCTGATCTGGAGCCGGAAATTTACGATCAGCGCATCTGCGGCTATCACGGCCCCACCCGCACGATTCTGGTGGTGGATGACATTGATGACCAGCGCCAGTTAATCGCCAATCTGTTAACACCGCTTGGATTTAACGTCCTGCAGGCCAACGGCGCTCAGGCGGCACTGGCTCTGGCCAAAAGTGAGTCGGTGGATCTGTTTATGCTCGACATCTTTATGCCCAACATTGATGGCTGGCAACTGGCTGGTCATCTGCGCCAAAGTGGTTATAAACAGCCGATCCTAATGCTGTCAGCCAACATTCGTGAACTGGAGCGACACCAGAAAAACCATCATCATAATGACTATCTGACCAAGCCGGTGTCGATGGCGCAACTGCTGGGTAAGCTGAGCCAGTGGCTGGATATCGACTGGCAGGTCGATTCACAAACGGCACAGTCATCAGACGTGTCCGCTCCCGATAGCATGCGTTTACCATCGGTAAAAGCGATGAAAAAACTGAAAAACTATGCCGAAATCGGCTTTATGAGTGCATTTGGTGAAAAGCTGGAAGAGATAAAACAGCAACAAAGCGCCGGGGAAAGTTTTATCAGACGAATGGAAGAACAGATGCAGCAATGCAATTTTGCCGAAATCAGTCAGCAACTTGAAGAGTGGATCAATGAGTACCATCATGCCGAATAA
- a CDS encoding DNA-binding response regulator: protein MPNNIIVLVVDDSPESLGMLNATLNQAGLTVLVALNGLQALSIVERIQPDVILLDAIMPEMNGFDTCQKLKERLPATPIIFMTGLDDSAHVLRGFESGGVDYITKPVVPDEVLARIRVHSHNARLAQSAQVALDYAGQYIFCVNQSGELEWATPQAQQLISELKGDMTSVWAKLQPRIASWLADEQRPAHLTLDEFNPPLDAQYAGDYNNLHRLIRLSEPKQKGNEQDLQHALQLTRRESEVAYWLSFGKTNWEIAQILVMSPRTVNKHLEQVYKKLSVDNRTAAASICIRVLEGHAS from the coding sequence ATGCCGAATAACATAATTGTCCTGGTGGTCGATGACTCACCTGAATCTCTGGGTATGCTCAACGCGACCCTCAATCAGGCCGGGCTGACGGTATTGGTGGCGTTAAACGGACTGCAAGCCCTGTCGATCGTGGAGCGCATTCAGCCGGATGTGATTCTGCTTGATGCTATTATGCCGGAGATGAACGGCTTTGATACCTGTCAGAAGCTGAAAGAACGCCTGCCGGCCACGCCGATCATTTTTATGACCGGACTGGATGACTCAGCCCACGTACTGCGCGGATTTGAATCCGGTGGCGTCGATTACATTACCAAACCCGTGGTACCGGATGAAGTGTTGGCCCGCATTCGCGTTCACAGCCACAACGCCCGCCTGGCCCAGTCAGCGCAAGTGGCGCTCGACTACGCCGGTCAATATATCTTCTGCGTCAATCAAAGCGGTGAGCTCGAATGGGCCACCCCGCAGGCCCAGCAGCTGATCAGCGAGCTCAAAGGGGACATGACCTCAGTGTGGGCCAAACTTCAACCACGCATTGCAAGCTGGCTGGCCGATGAGCAGCGCCCTGCCCATCTGACGTTGGATGAGTTTAACCCGCCGCTTGATGCGCAATATGCTGGCGACTATAACAACCTGCACCGGTTAATCCGCCTCTCTGAGCCCAAGCAAAAAGGCAATGAACAGGATCTGCAACATGCGTTGCAACTGACCAGACGCGAGTCTGAAGTCGCCTACTGGCTCTCCTTTGGCAAAACCAACTGGGAGATCGCGCAAATTCTTGTCATGAGCCCGCGCACCGTCAACAAACACCTCGAACAAGTGTACAAAAAACTCAGTGTGGATAATCGCACCGCCGCTGCCAGTATCTGTATCCGCGTCCTTGAAGGCCACGCCTCCTGA
- a CDS encoding 6-phospho-beta-glucosidase yields the protein MSQQGFPKDFLWGGAVAAHQVEGGWNKGGKGVSVVDVLTRGAHEVPRVITDSVEADQFYPNHEAVDFYGHYKQDVALFAEMGFKCFRTSIAWTRIFPNGDEETPNEAGLQFYDDLFDELLKYGIEPVITLSHFEMPNHLVKQYGSWMNRQVMDFFVKFSQTVMERYKHKVKYWITFNEINNQRNWKLPIWGYCNSGMIYAEHEHPEQALYQVLHHQFLASAKVVKLGHEINPDFKIGSMIHMMPLYPATCRPQDMLLAQEMMREKYLFSDVQVRGYYPSYLLKEWQRKGITVEMQPGDDEILRAGCADYLAISYYMTNIVSAQKDEEGSTSSLFEGSQLNPYLPASDWSWQIDPDGLRFALSELYERYQKPIFIVENGLGAVDQVEADGSVNDDYRIDYLGAHINAVKQAISYDGVEVMGYTPWGCIDCVSFTTGEYKKRYGFIYVDRHDDGSGSMARSKKKSFFWYQNVISTNGEEL from the coding sequence ATGTCTCAGCAAGGTTTTCCTAAAGATTTCTTATGGGGCGGCGCAGTCGCGGCGCATCAGGTCGAAGGCGGCTGGAATAAGGGCGGCAAAGGCGTCAGCGTGGTTGATGTTCTGACCCGCGGCGCGCATGAAGTGCCACGTGTGATTACCGATAGCGTAGAAGCCGATCAGTTCTACCCTAACCACGAAGCGGTCGATTTCTACGGCCACTACAAACAAGATGTGGCCCTGTTTGCTGAAATGGGGTTCAAATGTTTCCGTACCTCGATCGCCTGGACGCGTATCTTCCCGAACGGTGACGAAGAGACACCAAACGAAGCCGGCCTGCAGTTTTATGATGACCTGTTCGATGAGCTGCTCAAATACGGCATCGAGCCGGTGATCACGCTTTCTCACTTTGAGATGCCAAACCATCTGGTGAAGCAATATGGCAGCTGGATGAACCGTCAGGTGATGGATTTCTTTGTTAAGTTCAGCCAGACCGTGATGGAGCGTTATAAACACAAGGTGAAATACTGGATCACCTTCAACGAGATCAACAACCAGCGTAACTGGAAACTGCCTATCTGGGGTTACTGTAACTCAGGCATGATCTACGCTGAACACGAACATCCGGAGCAAGCTCTGTATCAGGTACTGCACCACCAGTTCCTGGCCAGCGCCAAAGTGGTCAAGCTTGGCCACGAAATCAATCCTGACTTCAAAATCGGTAGCATGATCCATATGATGCCGCTTTACCCGGCAACCTGTCGTCCGCAGGATATGCTGCTGGCTCAGGAAATGATGCGTGAAAAATACCTGTTCAGTGATGTTCAGGTGCGCGGCTACTACCCAAGCTACCTGCTGAAAGAGTGGCAACGCAAAGGTATTACTGTCGAGATGCAGCCTGGTGATGATGAGATTCTGCGTGCCGGTTGTGCCGATTACCTGGCGATCAGCTACTACATGACCAACATCGTATCCGCGCAAAAGGATGAAGAAGGTTCAACCAGTTCTCTGTTCGAAGGCAGCCAGCTTAATCCTTACCTGCCGGCATCAGATTGGAGCTGGCAGATTGACCCGGACGGTCTGCGTTTTGCCCTGTCCGAGCTGTATGAACGCTACCAAAAACCGATTTTCATTGTCGAAAACGGTCTGGGAGCGGTCGATCAGGTTGAAGCCGACGGCTCAGTCAATGATGATTATCGTATCGACTATCTTGGCGCTCACATTAACGCTGTTAAACAGGCCATCAGTTATGACGGTGTTGAAGTGATGGGCTACACCCCTTGGGGCTGTATCGACTGTGTCTCTTTCACTACCGGTGAATATAAAAAACGCTATGGATTCATCTACGTAGACCGTCATGATGACGGCAGCGGCAGCATGGCCCGTTCCAAGAAGAAGAGTTTCTTCTGGTACCAGAATGTGATTAGCACCAATGGTGAAGAGCTGTAA